Proteins co-encoded in one Capsicum annuum cultivar UCD-10X-F1 chromosome 9, UCD10Xv1.1, whole genome shotgun sequence genomic window:
- the LOC107841922 gene encoding syntaxin-124-like, translated as MNDLFSNSFKRYQDLKKQVQVDDLEGGRVGPSGNESIDLANFFEDVENVKEDMKDVEKFHKKLQESNEESKLVHNAKTVKEIRSRMDSDVSQVLKRVKMIKGKLEALERSNVAHRKIPGCGPGSSADRTRTSVVSGLGKKLKVLMDEFQALRARMNDEYKETVARRYFTVTGEKANDDMIENLISSGESESFLQKAIQEQGRGQIMDTISEIQERHDAVKEIERNLIELHQIFLDMAALVEAQGQQLNDIESHVAHASSFVRRGTDQLQEAREIQKSSRKCACFAVFLIIILIILLTFPLWWPLIASKITT; from the exons ATGAATGACTTATTTTCTAATTCGTTTAAAAGATATCAGGACCTTAAAAAACAGGTCCAAGTAGATGATTTGGAGGGTGGTCGAGTTGGTCCATCAGGAAATGAAAGCATTGATCTTGCTAATTTTTTTGAAGATGTAGAGAAtgtgaaagaggacatgaaggATGTCGAAAAATTCCACAAAAAATTACAAGAATCAAATGAAGAGAGCAAACTTGTGCACAATGCCAAGACTGTTAAAGAAATAAGGTCTAGGATGGACTCGGACGTGTCACAAGTCTTAAAACGCGTCAAGATGATCAAAGGAAAATTGGAAGCCCTCGAGCGATCCAATGTAGCTCATAGGAAAATCCCAGGGTGTGGTCCGGGTTCTTCTGCAGATCGAACAAGGACTTCTGTAGTTAGCGGGTTagggaagaaattaaaagtccTCATGGATGAATTCCAAGCACTCAGGGCAAgaatgaatgatgaatataagGAGACGGTTGCAAGAAGATACTTTACTGTGACAGGAGAGAAGGCTAATGATGATATGATTGAGAATTTGATATCAAGTGGGGAGAGTGAGTCTTTCCTCCAGAAAGCAATCCAGGAACAAG GTCGGGGCCAGATTATGGACACAATTTCAGAAATACAAGAAAGACATGATGCTGTGAAGGAAATTGAGAGGAATTTGATTGAGCTACACCAAATATTTCTAGACATGGCTGCATTGGTGGAAGCACAAGGGCAACAACTGAATGATATTGAAAGTCATGTGGCACATGCAAGTTCCTTTGTTAGGAGAGGCACAGATCAATTACAAGAAGCTAGAGAGATCCAAAaaagctcaagaaagtgtgcttGCTTTGctgtttttcttattattattcttatcatTCTCCTTACTTTCCCTCTCTGGTGGCCACTAATTGCTAGCAAAATAACaacataa